A stretch of Vibrio aphrogenes DNA encodes these proteins:
- the mpl gene encoding UDP-N-acetylmuramate:L-alanyl-gamma-D-glutamyl-meso-diaminopimelate ligase — translation MHIHILGICGTFMGGAAVLARQLGHKVTGCDANVYPPMSTLLESQGIEIIEGFDPSQLDPAPDLVVIGNAMSRGNPCVEYALNHNLKYTSGPQWLQEFLLHDRWVLAVSGTHGKTTTASMLAWILEDCGYAPGFLVGGVLGNFGISARLGESMFFVVEADEYDSAFFDKRSKFVHYHPRTLVMNNLEFDHADIFDDLEAIKRQFHHLVRTVPGNGRILVPTNDEDLKDVIQRGCWSELEYIGDDGHWKAEKIQKDGSHFKVYLDGQLQAEVQWDLVGEHNVNNALMAIAAARHVGVTPDLACEALGKFINTKRRLELKGEVGGIKVYDDFAHHPTAINLTLEGLRNKVGDSKIIAVFEPRSSTMKMGVHKQTLAAAFQHADEVCLYQPNNIKWKVQEVADQCPQPSYVDDNMEHFVAHIVARAQSGDQILVMSNGGFEGIHAKLLQALEQKSS, via the coding sequence ATGCATATTCATATTCTTGGTATTTGTGGCACATTCATGGGCGGTGCTGCAGTTTTAGCTCGTCAACTTGGGCATAAAGTCACAGGCTGTGATGCCAATGTTTACCCACCAATGAGCACGTTACTTGAATCACAAGGCATTGAAATAATTGAAGGATTTGACCCTTCGCAATTAGATCCAGCACCGGATTTGGTAGTGATTGGTAATGCCATGAGCCGAGGCAACCCTTGTGTTGAATATGCTTTAAATCACAATTTGAAATACACCTCAGGGCCGCAATGGTTACAAGAGTTTCTCTTACATGATCGTTGGGTTTTAGCTGTCTCCGGCACCCATGGTAAAACCACCACTGCCAGTATGCTGGCATGGATTTTAGAAGATTGTGGTTATGCTCCGGGATTCTTAGTCGGTGGGGTTTTAGGTAACTTTGGGATCTCGGCTCGTTTAGGCGAAAGCATGTTCTTTGTGGTTGAAGCTGATGAATATGACAGTGCTTTTTTTGATAAGCGTTCTAAGTTTGTGCATTACCATCCGCGTACATTAGTGATGAATAACTTGGAGTTTGATCATGCGGATATTTTTGACGATCTTGAAGCGATCAAGCGGCAATTTCATCATTTGGTCCGTACTGTGCCAGGCAATGGGCGTATCTTAGTTCCCACGAATGATGAGGACTTAAAAGATGTGATTCAGCGAGGCTGTTGGAGTGAGCTTGAATACATTGGTGATGATGGGCATTGGAAAGCGGAGAAAATTCAAAAAGACGGTAGCCACTTTAAAGTTTATTTAGATGGCCAATTGCAGGCTGAAGTCCAATGGGATTTAGTGGGTGAGCACAATGTTAATAATGCTTTAATGGCGATTGCTGCTGCCCGTCATGTCGGTGTGACGCCAGATCTTGCGTGTGAAGCTTTAGGGAAATTTATTAATACCAAGCGCCGTTTAGAGCTAAAAGGTGAAGTTGGTGGCATCAAAGTGTATGACGATTTCGCTCATCACCCTACGGCGATTAATCTCACTTTAGAAGGTTTGCGTAATAAAGTTGGTGATAGCAAGATCATTGCCGTTTTTGAGCCTCGCTCGAGCACCATGAAAATGGGAGTTCATAAACAGACTTTAGCAGCGGCTTTTCAACATGCTGATGAAGTGTGCTTATACCAACCTAATAATATTAAGTGGAAGGTACAAGAGGTAGCTGATCAATGCCCGCAACCAAGTTATGTAGATGACAATATGGAGCATTTCGTCGCCCATATTGTGGCGCGTGCGCAATCTGGCGATCAAATTCTGGTGATGAGTAATGGTGGGTTTGAAGGCATTCACGCTAAATTGTTACAAGCATTAGAACAGAAAAGTAGCTAA
- a CDS encoding YtfJ family protein — MIKNLSLALALSMFTLLAHANNIKVGSSVPAVSVDKGGEIFIQDKNVNYLPWNTELMLGKVRVIHAIAGRSGAKAMNKPLMDAITNAHFPQDQYQTTSIINQDDSIWGTSAFVKSSAEDGKEEFPWSSMVLDQEGVVAKQWQLTEKSSTIIVQDKTGRVLFNQEGALTEPQIEQVLQLIQQNL, encoded by the coding sequence ATGATAAAAAACCTCTCTCTTGCACTTGCTTTGAGCATGTTCACCCTTTTGGCACACGCTAATAATATTAAAGTCGGCAGTAGTGTTCCTGCCGTCAGTGTCGATAAAGGAGGCGAAATCTTCATTCAAGATAAAAACGTCAACTACCTACCTTGGAATACCGAATTAATGTTAGGTAAAGTCCGTGTCATTCACGCGATAGCAGGCAGAAGTGGCGCTAAAGCGATGAACAAACCCTTGATGGATGCCATCACCAATGCCCATTTTCCACAAGACCAATACCAAACCACCAGCATCATCAATCAAGATGATTCTATTTGGGGAACCAGTGCTTTTGTAAAATCGTCCGCGGAAGATGGAAAAGAAGAATTTCCTTGGTCATCAATGGTATTAGATCAAGAGGGTGTGGTGGCGAAGCAATGGCAACTGACGGAAAAATCCTCCACGATTATCGTTCAAGATAAAACCGGACGAGTCTTATTCAATCAAGAAGGGGCCTTGACTGAACCACAAATTGAACAAGTGCTGCAACTGATCCAACAAAATCTCTAG
- the tamB gene encoding autotransporter assembly complex protein TamB, producing MKRLLKWLLGIILVIPTTVLVAILLLVVLLFTNVGLQSGLWVVQKLVPQLTIESTQGSVLPAFSLHNVSYQDPDLGVNAQLKHLDFSTSINCLFKQSICIDTVSVDGFKLDMPHLPESDAQAVAEDDESSMPAIFVPIPISLTHLKLNDIQVDALGYNIAWQHFSTGLYLQGRTLTLRPTQWQSIRLSLPEEDSSARQPEPHNNIPLAQQPDIQLPTISLPIGLRVEQFDVRDFVLQQASPLTVNHLGFQGRAVGSQIKLSNLQLDMPQVDLKLDSEVTLSGQYPLELNATAAVKMQDYSGQTIQLKASGSAADLQLNSQLNGGIEADINAHIQPLKATLPFNLSLRNAQAQWPFKGDSQYQIAIEYLEGKGSLEQYHFELESQLSGQDIPQTEVGLAAQGNLQQMDFEKLSIDTLGGNLSGQAMINWAEPLNWKATLGLTNIQPGLQWPEAEGVLNGSLINTGRLTSQGGWRVNFPSLAIEGQLRNYPLLLQGRLSASDLNGKGQYRVKTPGLKLSHANNALKIKGKLDQDWDMNIAVNLAKLSDTIPNLAGQISGDLQLTGQQNAPSIVADLTANAIDWQQGEARLRSLSLQGQVAPLPAPSGNIRLIAEDGFYQENQLKNLNVNFQGDQQSHTLTLDALTDLIATQWSIQGGVTSPDKKPEWQGQLQSARITILEPNTPAQNDPVWQINHPVQIHYGVASQQADIQAHCWQNLPAKICLDKDLSAGDSGEASVSIQQFPFMGLKAFLPPETRLEGQLNADAWFKWANNMPPQLTLNVDIPAGKVTQKLDTPLAIPWDKISLSAVLQHNKLDMNWLLALTANGQIEGQASIANVSAQTMSIDGSNSIKGIHLGFLRPILGQQNDLNAQINSQLSFKGPILHPQVQGNFDIDGIQAEGQMFPVDVHQGDVKTQFNGYSARLTSLLNTADGDLHLQGEANWAQISQWNANLRVFGDELKAEVPPMVMLKVKPDLTISLTPQVAKITGNIDIPWGRILVEDLPESAISVSKDEVLLDHDLEPVEQDTGLPMAIESDVMIHIGDDVSLSAFGLKGNLEGSLKVSQKDRGPFILGEIRIEKGYYQSFGQDLIIQEGKILMNGPADQPYLAIKAVRNPDNTEDDVIAGIQVTGPADAPEVTIFSEPAMSQTNALSYLLRGRGVEDGSTGSAMTTALIGLSLAKSGRLVGQLGEAFGVQDLQLGTSGSGDDSQVTVSGYIAPGLQVKYGVGIFNALGEFTVRYELLKDFYVEAVTGVDSAVDFLYQFSFH from the coding sequence ATGAAGCGCTTATTAAAGTGGCTGTTAGGGATTATATTAGTCATTCCTACCACGGTGTTGGTTGCCATCTTATTGCTGGTGGTATTGCTGTTTACTAATGTTGGGCTGCAAAGTGGCTTGTGGGTGGTGCAAAAGTTGGTACCACAGTTGACCATAGAGTCAACGCAAGGCAGTGTGTTACCCGCCTTCAGTCTGCATAATGTCAGTTATCAAGACCCCGATTTGGGCGTGAATGCACAATTAAAACACTTGGATTTTTCCACTTCAATCAATTGTTTATTTAAGCAATCTATTTGTATCGATACGGTATCGGTCGATGGGTTTAAATTGGACATGCCGCATTTGCCGGAGAGTGATGCCCAAGCTGTTGCAGAGGATGATGAGTCGTCAATGCCAGCTATTTTCGTTCCGATTCCGATTTCGTTAACTCACCTGAAACTGAATGATATTCAAGTGGATGCGTTAGGCTACAACATCGCGTGGCAGCATTTTTCAACTGGCTTGTACTTGCAAGGGCGAACCTTAACTTTACGGCCAACTCAGTGGCAAAGTATCCGCTTGTCTTTACCTGAAGAGGATTCAAGTGCTCGCCAGCCAGAGCCTCATAACAACATCCCATTAGCTCAACAGCCAGATATTCAATTGCCGACCATTAGTTTGCCAATAGGGTTACGGGTAGAGCAATTTGACGTGAGAGATTTTGTTTTGCAACAGGCGTCCCCGCTAACGGTAAACCATCTCGGTTTTCAAGGCCGTGCTGTGGGCAGCCAAATTAAATTGTCGAATTTGCAATTGGATATGCCACAAGTGGATCTCAAACTCGATAGCGAGGTGACATTATCAGGCCAGTATCCTTTAGAGCTTAACGCTACAGCGGCTGTGAAAATGCAGGACTATTCTGGTCAAACAATACAGTTGAAAGCCAGTGGCAGTGCGGCCGATTTACAGCTTAATAGTCAACTAAATGGTGGGATAGAAGCAGATATTAATGCTCATATTCAGCCCTTAAAAGCGACACTGCCTTTCAATTTAAGTTTGCGAAATGCGCAAGCACAATGGCCATTTAAAGGCGATTCGCAATATCAAATAGCGATTGAGTATTTAGAAGGTAAGGGGTCATTAGAGCAATATCATTTTGAATTAGAATCTCAATTATCAGGCCAAGATATTCCCCAAACGGAGGTTGGATTGGCCGCTCAAGGAAACTTACAACAAATGGATTTTGAAAAATTATCCATTGATACCTTAGGTGGAAATCTTTCAGGTCAAGCCATGATAAACTGGGCTGAGCCTTTGAATTGGAAGGCAACATTAGGCTTAACCAATATTCAGCCTGGGCTACAATGGCCGGAAGCTGAAGGGGTGTTGAATGGGAGCCTTATTAATACCGGGCGTTTAACCTCGCAAGGAGGATGGCGCGTGAATTTCCCTAGTTTAGCCATCGAAGGTCAATTACGGAATTACCCTTTGTTATTGCAAGGAAGGCTAAGTGCTAGTGACTTGAACGGTAAGGGGCAATACCGAGTCAAAACCCCGGGGCTAAAACTTTCTCATGCCAATAATGCTCTGAAAATAAAAGGTAAATTAGATCAAGATTGGGATATGAATATCGCGGTTAATTTGGCCAAGTTGTCGGACACGATCCCCAATTTAGCTGGACAGATCAGCGGTGATCTACAATTAACTGGCCAACAAAACGCGCCGTCGATTGTGGCCGATTTAACCGCCAATGCGATCGACTGGCAACAAGGGGAAGCGCGCTTACGTTCTTTGTCACTGCAAGGGCAAGTTGCTCCCTTGCCAGCGCCTAGTGGCAATATCCGTTTAATTGCAGAAGATGGTTTTTATCAAGAAAATCAATTAAAAAATCTCAACGTGAATTTTCAAGGGGATCAACAATCCCACACGCTGACTCTAGATGCCTTAACTGATTTAATCGCTACTCAATGGTCTATCCAAGGTGGAGTGACATCACCGGATAAAAAACCTGAGTGGCAAGGGCAATTACAGTCGGCGCGCATCACTATTTTAGAACCGAATACACCGGCACAAAATGATCCGGTTTGGCAAATCAATCACCCGGTTCAGATTCATTATGGCGTAGCGTCACAACAAGCTGATATCCAAGCGCATTGCTGGCAAAACTTACCGGCAAAAATCTGTTTGGATAAGGATTTATCGGCCGGTGATTCAGGCGAAGCCAGTGTATCGATTCAACAATTTCCTTTTATGGGCTTGAAAGCATTTTTACCGCCAGAAACAAGGTTAGAAGGGCAATTAAATGCTGATGCTTGGTTCAAATGGGCTAATAATATGCCGCCTCAGCTTACCCTCAATGTGGATATTCCGGCGGGGAAGGTGACACAAAAGCTTGATACTCCGTTGGCTATTCCATGGGACAAGATCAGCTTATCAGCGGTGTTACAGCACAATAAGCTGGATATGAATTGGTTACTTGCCTTAACCGCTAATGGGCAAATAGAAGGTCAAGCCAGCATTGCCAATGTGTCGGCGCAAACTATGTCGATTGATGGTAGCAATAGCATTAAAGGGATCCATTTGGGGTTCTTACGTCCGATACTTGGGCAGCAAAACGATTTAAATGCGCAAATTAATTCACAATTGTCGTTCAAGGGACCGATTTTACACCCACAAGTGCAAGGCAATTTTGATATTGATGGCATTCAAGCGGAAGGACAAATGTTTCCAGTGGATGTGCATCAAGGCGATGTCAAAACCCAATTTAATGGTTACTCAGCGCGCTTAACCAGTTTATTGAATACGGCCGATGGTGATTTGCATTTGCAAGGAGAGGCTAATTGGGCGCAAATCTCGCAATGGAATGCCAATTTACGGGTGTTTGGCGATGAATTAAAAGCCGAAGTCCCACCAATGGTAATGCTCAAGGTCAAGCCGGATTTAACCATTTCTCTCACTCCTCAAGTGGCGAAAATTACCGGTAATATTGATATTCCTTGGGGGCGGATTTTAGTTGAAGATTTGCCAGAAAGTGCCATCAGTGTCTCGAAAGATGAAGTGTTATTAGATCACGACTTAGAACCTGTCGAACAAGACACCGGTTTGCCGATGGCGATAGAAAGTGATGTGATGATCCATATTGGTGATGATGTCAGTTTGTCGGCTTTTGGCTTGAAAGGTAACTTAGAAGGTAGCTTAAAAGTCTCTCAAAAAGATCGAGGTCCGTTCATTCTTGGCGAAATTCGCATTGAAAAAGGGTATTACCAATCGTTTGGTCAGGATTTGATTATTCAAGAAGGGAAAATCTTAATGAATGGCCCTGCGGATCAGCCTTATTTGGCGATTAAAGCGGTTCGTAACCCTGATAATACCGAAGATGATGTTATCGCAGGGATTCAAGTGACGGGACCTGCGGATGCGCCAGAAGTGACGATTTTCTCTGAGCCTGCGATGTCGCAAACCAATGCATTATCTTACTTATTGCGTGGTCGCGGTGTGGAAGATGGTTCAACCGGTAGCGCCATGACTACGGCTTTAATTGGTTTGAGCTTAGCCAAAAGTGGTCGCTTAGTCGGACAGCTAGGAGAAGCTTTTGGTGTTCAAGACTTACAATTAGGGACTTCTGGCTCTGGCGATGATTCTCAAGTGACTGTCAGTGGCTATATTGCGCCGGGCTTACAGGTTAAATATGGCGTGGGTATTTTTAATGCGTTAGGTGAATTTACCGTACGTTATGAGCTGCTAAAGGATTTTTATGTGGAAGCGGTCACTGGCGTCGATAGCGCGGTGGATTTCCTCTATCAATTTAGCTTCCACTAA
- the tamA gene encoding autotransporter assembly complex protein TamA, with amino-acid sequence MKKSFATSLFSGLLFFSAGPSYAETDLSIEGLDGELEDNVSAYLSSIKESEYSTSLRFQSRIKENITDALKALGYYNPSLQFTIEGDTNDPDGDRELIVTVDAGIPSIIYESDIIIEGEAATDKDFMNLVDRSQLNLGRVINHGHYESFKSALRNLALQKGYFDGRFESSVLEVSPSRNQAFVKIHYQSGQRYHFGATSIVGSQIEEARVQSLVPYQAGDPYQSILVGELNQNLSSSEWFSSISVEPEIENEDQDKSLPMTVRLSPQTRNQIETGLGYSTDVGPRGKLSWKKPWLNQYGHSVGASLMLSDPEKTITANYKIPLEDVLRNYYLVQYGFKDENDNDTDSQEQNLSFERHWLYDKGWHRTIYLRLLYEDYIQASESGHSLYVLPGVTFSRVRSRGSTMPMWGDKQSINIEYGDPALLSDTRLIRLVGHTGWIRGIGRNHRFLTRLDAGGSFADDWSEVPPSLRFFVGGINSLRGYGYEEISPKDDDGELEGGAYMATSSIEYQYRVTGNWWGAAFLDVGDSWTDTPDWKRGVGLGIRWASPVGPVRLDFAYGLDADEGDEFKIHFTLGPEL; translated from the coding sequence ATGAAAAAAAGCTTTGCGACTTCATTATTTAGCGGTTTGCTGTTTTTTTCAGCAGGGCCAAGTTATGCCGAGACCGACTTGAGCATTGAAGGATTAGACGGCGAGCTAGAAGATAACGTATCGGCGTATCTGTCTTCGATTAAAGAAAGTGAATACTCTACCTCGTTGCGTTTTCAATCTCGCATTAAAGAAAATATCACTGACGCCTTAAAGGCCTTAGGTTATTACAACCCAAGCCTACAATTTACCATTGAGGGTGATACCAATGATCCTGATGGCGATCGAGAATTGATCGTAACGGTCGACGCTGGGATCCCTTCGATTATTTATGAAAGTGACATTATTATTGAAGGGGAAGCCGCCACAGATAAAGACTTTATGAATTTGGTGGATCGTTCTCAATTAAATTTAGGCCGCGTCATTAATCATGGTCATTATGAGTCTTTTAAGTCTGCCTTGAGAAATCTAGCGCTGCAAAAAGGCTATTTTGATGGTCGCTTTGAAAGCAGTGTTTTAGAGGTGTCTCCGAGCCGCAATCAAGCCTTTGTGAAAATTCATTACCAAAGTGGTCAACGTTATCATTTTGGTGCGACCAGCATTGTTGGGAGTCAAATCGAAGAAGCACGCGTTCAGTCTTTGGTCCCTTATCAAGCGGGGGACCCGTATCAATCAATTTTGGTGGGTGAGTTGAATCAAAACTTATCCAGTTCGGAATGGTTCTCGAGTATTTCGGTGGAGCCTGAAATCGAAAATGAAGACCAAGATAAATCGTTACCGATGACAGTGCGGCTGTCTCCGCAAACCCGCAACCAAATTGAGACGGGTTTAGGTTACTCTACCGATGTTGGTCCACGCGGTAAATTATCGTGGAAAAAACCATGGCTAAACCAATATGGGCATAGTGTTGGAGCGAGTTTGATGTTATCGGATCCAGAAAAGACCATAACCGCAAACTACAAAATCCCATTGGAAGATGTATTGCGAAATTACTATTTAGTGCAATACGGTTTTAAAGATGAAAACGATAACGATACCGATAGCCAAGAGCAAAACTTGTCTTTTGAACGCCATTGGCTGTATGACAAAGGTTGGCATCGAACCATTTATTTACGCCTATTATATGAAGACTATATTCAAGCCTCAGAATCAGGGCATTCTTTATACGTATTACCGGGAGTGACGTTTTCACGGGTGCGCTCACGAGGCAGTACGATGCCGATGTGGGGAGATAAGCAAAGTATCAACATTGAATACGGTGATCCGGCATTATTGTCTGATACTCGTTTGATTCGTCTGGTTGGTCATACTGGTTGGATTCGTGGTATTGGCCGTAATCATCGCTTTTTGACACGTTTAGATGCTGGAGGCTCGTTTGCCGATGATTGGTCGGAAGTGCCACCATCATTGCGTTTCTTTGTCGGCGGGATCAACTCATTACGTGGTTACGGTTATGAAGAAATTTCACCTAAAGATGATGATGGTGAATTAGAAGGTGGTGCGTACATGGCCACCAGTAGTATCGAATACCAATATCGTGTCACTGGCAACTGGTGGGGCGCGGCCTTTTTGGATGTCGGTGATTCTTGGACGGATACACCCGATTGGAAACGAGGGGTAGGCTTGGGCATTCGCTGGGCATCGCCAGTTGGGCCGGTGCGTTTAGATTTTGCGTATGGCCTTGATGCTGACGAAGGCGATGAGTTTAAAATCCACTTTACCTTGGGGCCAGAATTATAA
- a CDS encoding DUF1107 family protein, whose protein sequence is MNMQPIFNRYRPLQIARFVKVVFKGHFGIKGVGEFHFDQGKVLLPDVSNKKQLQIMKEVNLAIAQLSMES, encoded by the coding sequence ATGAACATGCAGCCAATTTTTAATCGCTATCGTCCACTACAAATTGCGCGTTTTGTGAAGGTGGTCTTTAAAGGGCACTTTGGCATTAAAGGCGTCGGGGAGTTTCATTTTGATCAAGGTAAAGTGCTGCTACCTGATGTATCGAATAAGAAACAATTGCAGATCATGAAAGAAGTCAACTTGGCCATCGCCCAATTATCAATGGAATCGTAA
- the ppa gene encoding inorganic diphosphatase — translation MSLNNVPAGKSLPDDLYVVIEIPANADPIKYEVDKDSGAVFVDRFMSAPMFYPCNYGYVNHTLSLDGDPVDVLVPTPFPLMPGSVIRCRPVGVLKMTDESGEDAKVIAVPHSKLSKEYDHIQDINDVPELLKSQITHFFERYKDLEPGKWVKVDGWEDVAAARKEILESYERAQK, via the coding sequence ATGAGCTTGAATAATGTTCCTGCTGGTAAATCATTGCCAGATGACCTATATGTTGTAATCGAAATCCCAGCCAATGCGGATCCCATCAAATACGAAGTCGACAAAGACAGCGGCGCAGTATTTGTCGACCGTTTTATGTCAGCGCCAATGTTCTACCCTTGTAACTATGGTTACGTGAATCACACCTTGTCTTTAGATGGTGATCCGGTTGACGTATTAGTACCAACGCCATTCCCTCTAATGCCAGGTTCAGTAATTCGTTGTCGTCCTGTTGGCGTGCTAAAAATGACTGATGAGTCAGGTGAAGACGCAAAAGTGATCGCGGTTCCTCACAGCAAATTATCGAAAGAGTACGACCACATCCAAGACATCAACGATGTACCAGAGTTGCTAAAATCGCAAATCACGCACTTCTTCGAGCGCTATAAAGATCTTGAACCGGGTAAATGGGTAAAAGTAGACGGTTGGGAAGATGTTGCGGCAGCACGTAAAGAAATTCTAGAATCTTACGAACGCGCCCAAAAGTAA
- a CDS encoding gamma-glutamylcyclotransferase family protein — MSAQVFVYGTLRQGQSNAFLLAQSQFLGRYITEKHFHLFDLGEYPAAIKGDELLVGEVYRVDDATLARLDLLEDYPHEYDRQLIDTPYGPAWIYLYQDPRSLKRRIFTGDWCQTQN; from the coding sequence ATGTCCGCTCAAGTTTTTGTGTATGGCACGTTGCGCCAGGGTCAATCTAACGCTTTTTTATTGGCGCAGAGTCAATTTCTAGGGCGTTATATCACCGAAAAACATTTTCATTTATTTGACCTTGGTGAGTATCCGGCTGCGATAAAAGGGGATGAGCTGTTGGTAGGAGAAGTCTATCGTGTAGACGACGCGACCTTGGCTCGTTTAGACCTGCTGGAAGATTATCCCCACGAATACGATCGCCAATTAATCGATACGCCTTATGGGCCCGCTTGGATTTATTTATATCAAGATCCCCGTTCGCTCAAACGACGTATTTTTACGGGAGATTGGTGTCAAACGCAAAATTGA
- the msrA gene encoding peptide-methionine (S)-S-oxide reductase MsrA, translating to MSNKDKLVTQESALLGREEKMLITELHYVNQTDLTAAKPHASQEVILGLGCFWGAERVFWQLDGVLSTSVGYSGGWTPNPTYQEVCTGQTGHAEVVRIIFDPKIITLQDLLAVFWEKHDPTQGMRQGNDIGTQYRSVIFTENNEDLVIAQRSLQTYQQALGEALGKTITTEVAMMKDYYLAETYHQQYLAKNPQGYCGIGGTGVCFPPSLTGEA from the coding sequence ATGTCGAATAAAGATAAATTAGTGACCCAAGAGAGTGCATTATTAGGTCGGGAAGAGAAAATGCTCATTACCGAGCTGCATTATGTTAATCAAACCGATTTAACCGCAGCCAAACCTCACGCCAGTCAAGAAGTGATTTTAGGGTTAGGCTGTTTTTGGGGAGCGGAGCGCGTGTTTTGGCAATTAGACGGCGTGTTGAGTACTTCTGTCGGATACAGTGGCGGCTGGACACCTAACCCAACCTATCAAGAAGTCTGCACGGGACAGACCGGGCACGCCGAAGTAGTGCGGATAATTTTTGATCCTAAGATCATCACTCTCCAAGATTTACTTGCGGTCTTTTGGGAAAAGCACGATCCGACTCAAGGAATGCGCCAAGGTAATGATATTGGCACCCAATATCGCTCCGTCATTTTCACTGAAAATAATGAAGACCTGGTGATTGCACAACGAAGCTTGCAGACTTATCAACAAGCTCTAGGTGAAGCCTTAGGAAAAACCATCACTACCGAAGTAGCCATGATGAAAGACTACTATTTAGCCGAAACTTATCACCAACAGTATTTGGCTAAAAATCCTCAAGGGTATTGCGGCATCGGCGGTACTGGAGTGTGCTTCCCACCCAGCTTAACGGGTGAGGCCTAG
- a CDS encoding DUF2799 domain-containing protein produces the protein MRINIVLLTLLLSVGCVSQQGLPDTANTQDWQAYGEQMAAKGFVEHSQEQLAKQSTLLTDSAYQAYQQGYEKGLKQFCSQNASWLGATGQPYRGTCDNLDPFFREDYMSGLESQSAGK, from the coding sequence ATGAGAATAAATATCGTGCTTTTAACGTTATTATTGAGTGTTGGTTGCGTTTCTCAACAAGGCTTACCGGATACCGCTAATACTCAAGATTGGCAGGCTTATGGGGAACAAATGGCTGCGAAAGGCTTTGTTGAACATAGTCAGGAGCAATTGGCTAAGCAATCAACGCTGCTCACCGATAGCGCTTATCAAGCTTATCAGCAAGGTTATGAGAAAGGGTTGAAACAGTTTTGTAGTCAAAATGCCTCATGGTTAGGGGCTACCGGCCAACCTTATCGAGGGACATGTGACAATCTCGATCCTTTCTTTCGTGAGGATTATATGTCGGGGTTAGAGTCGCAATCTGCAGGAAAATAA
- the fbp gene encoding class 1 fructose-bisphosphatase, whose translation MSTMRTLGEFVVENQHHFPHASGELSSLLGSIKLAAKIVNREINKAGLVDITGSVGAENVQGEEQQKLDLYANEKFKAALEARDQVCGVASEEEDEAVAFNKDLNKNAKYVVLMDPLDGSSNIDVNVSVGTIFSIYRRVSPIGSAPTQEDFLQPGHKQVAAGYIIYGSSTMLVYTTGNGVHGFTYDPSLGVFCLSHERMTIPKTGTIYSINEGNYIRFPLGIKKYIKFCQENVPEDNRPYTSRYIGSLVADFHRNLLKGGVYLYPSTESHPNGKLRLLYECNPIAFLMEQAGGKATDGKDRILDIKPTELHQRVPFVVGSPLMVDQVESFLEQYPEE comes from the coding sequence ATGTCGACCATGCGCACACTTGGTGAATTTGTTGTAGAAAATCAGCACCACTTCCCCCATGCCAGTGGGGAGCTTTCTTCATTACTCGGTTCCATCAAACTGGCCGCAAAAATAGTTAACCGTGAAATCAATAAAGCTGGCCTAGTGGATATTACCGGTTCTGTCGGAGCGGAGAATGTTCAAGGCGAAGAACAGCAAAAACTCGACTTATACGCCAATGAAAAATTTAAAGCGGCGCTCGAAGCACGCGACCAAGTCTGTGGCGTTGCTAGTGAAGAGGAAGATGAAGCGGTCGCCTTTAATAAAGATCTCAATAAGAATGCCAAATACGTTGTCTTAATGGACCCACTTGATGGTTCATCAAATATTGACGTCAATGTGTCTGTCGGCACCATCTTCTCGATTTATCGCCGCGTCTCACCGATTGGCAGCGCCCCGACACAAGAAGATTTTTTACAACCCGGTCATAAGCAAGTGGCTGCTGGTTATATTATTTATGGCTCTTCAACCATGTTGGTTTACACCACAGGCAATGGAGTGCATGGCTTTACTTATGATCCTTCATTAGGTGTGTTCTGTTTATCCCATGAACGTATGACCATTCCTAAAACGGGCACCATCTATTCCATAAACGAAGGTAACTATATTCGTTTTCCATTAGGCATCAAAAAATACATCAAATTTTGCCAAGAAAATGTTCCTGAAGATAATCGCCCTTACACCTCACGTTACATTGGCTCTTTAGTTGCCGATTTTCACCGTAACTTATTAAAAGGTGGAGTGTATTTATACCCAAGCACAGAAAGCCACCCCAATGGTAAACTGCGTTTATTGTATGAATGCAATCCTATAGCATTTTTAATGGAACAAGCAGGCGGAAAGGCTACCGATGGAAAAGATCGCATTCTTGATATAAAACCCACCGAGCTGCATCAACGTGTGCCTTTTGTGGTCGGCTCTCCGCTAATGGTTGATCAAGTAGAAAGCTTCTTAGAGCAATATCCCGAAGAATAA